The proteins below come from a single Esox lucius isolate fEsoLuc1 chromosome 7, fEsoLuc1.pri, whole genome shotgun sequence genomic window:
- the LOC105023899 gene encoding SLAIN motif-containing protein-like, translating into MWSNCDIRSVKSEEHCRIGERLRPDTGIEEEITAQDLAEVRKLQELVWGLGIQNDALSERWRNVNTNNQSLSCVPIDCPSLLEKHKHFWDLLDPELTKINGDSESPSPHDSPIDIIVEQDGHNYGSYTHLPHDDILEETKRQGCMGSVTLLDRDTEKRADQSALDLVDLLNLEEYCVVDNDVSWLYETPKKQASAEQNESPIKWCRQVLDNPSPETEMACRELINILDHKTRWRSIFRRHSHRLPVAFPDNGSLCISSPPLYHRSTYRSQQTNKPNFSDDSDACLRSPMDKNERSPSVRPQDLTDVRIMAQMQEESLRQDYASIPATSTPFRSPAASMSPSNYSYSHLECGLGRLDTDAKTRCPSQLPHFRQSRFGQSPRSMGQPGYSSQQPMPSCQAATQSKLLKLATSRGASTIRLGSVGRSSSVSAKSLSSSKTATGAVRQSLRKSFQATSIRGLARAQSLSPSGLRIPYPSKDYSVEGYVTSHGRVYASSERSTISARSRLGQFANSRR; encoded by the exons ATGTGGTCAAACTGTGACATTCGTTCAGTGAAAAGTGAAGAACACTGCAGAATTGGAGAGAGATTGAGGCCGGACACAGGGATTGAGGAGGAAATTACTGCACAGGATCTGGCTGAAGTGCGCAAGTTACAAGAATTAGTGTGGGGATTGGGAATTCAAAATGATGCTCTaagtgagagatggagaaacgTTAACACCAACAACCAGTCTCTTTCTTGTGTGCCCATAGACTGTCCCTCTTTGCTGGAGAAACATAAACATTTCTGGGATTTACTGGATCCTGAACTGACAAAGATCAATGGGGATAGTGAATCTCCATCACCTCATGACAGCCCAATAGATATTATTGTGGAGCAGGATGGACACAATTATGGCTCTTATACACACTTGCCCCATGATGACATATTGGAGGAGACAAAGAGGCAGGGATGCATGGGCTCAGTTACGTTAttagacagggacacagagaagAGAGCAGATCAGTCTGCTCTGGACCTGGTGGACCTCTTGAATCTAGAGGAGTACTGTGTGGTGGATAATGATGTGAGCTG GCTATATGAGACACCAAAGAAACAGGCATCTGCTGAGCAAAATGAGTCACCTATAAAGTGGTGCAGACAAGTCCTGGATAACCCCAGCCCTGAAACAGAGATGGCATGTCGTGAGCTTATTAATATTCTGGACCATA aGACAAGATGGAGGAGTATTTTTAGGAGGCACTCCCACAGACTTCCTGTAGCCTTTCCTGACAATGGATCTCTCTGCATAAGTTCACCTCCGCTGTACCACAGATCAACTTACAGAAGTCAACAAACCAATAAACCTAACTTCTCCG ATGACAGTGATGCTTGTTTACGATCCCCAATGGACAAGAACGAGCGAAGTCCAtcagtcagaccacaggacctCACTGATGTCCGGATCATGGCTCAGATGCaggaagaga GTTTGCGACAGGATTATGCCTCAATTCCTGCCACCAGCACACCATTCAGGAGTCCCGCTGCATCCATGTCACCTTCTAATTATAGCTACAGTCATCTAGAGTGTGGCTTGGGTAGACTAGATACTGACGCAAAAACACGTTGTCCCAGCCAGCTACCTCACTTCAGGCAGTCCCGATTTGGCCAGTCACCCAGATCCATGGGCCAGCCTGGTTACAGCAGCCAGCAGCCAATGCCATCCTGTCAGGCCGCCACTCAATCTAAGCTGCTTAAGCTTGCAACAAGCAGAG GTGCATCTACAATCAGGCTTGGGAGTGTTGGCCGATCTTCATCTGTTTCTGCCAAAAGCTTGAGCTCCAGTAAAACTGCCACTGGAGCAGTGCGACAGTCCCTGAGAAAGTCATTTCAGGCCACTTCTATCAGAGGACTGGCGAGAGCACAGTCCCTCAGTCCCTCTGGTTTGAGGATCCCCTATCCCAGCAAGGACTACTCTGTTGAAGGGTATGTGACAAGTCATGGTCGTGTCTATGCATCTTCAGAGCGGTCAACTATCTCAGCTCGGAGCCGACTAGGGCAATTTGCCAATTCCCGAAGGTGA